One window from the genome of Enterococcus haemoperoxidus ATCC BAA-382 encodes:
- a CDS encoding SGNH/GDSL hydrolase family protein, with product MRLFFKENWSNFALFFITLIGIFLLLIVTVPKAKPILGTGTMQEVKSETKEVIHYTAIGDSLTEGIGDLTNSGGFVPLVAKDLQEHYRLNGVQTDNFGKNGDRSDQILKRIKKNEEIQEGLASADLITLTVGGNDLMKVIKGDVFRLTKTSFEKPLKNYQKEVEKLFTEIRKYNPEAPIYVLGIYNPFYLYFPDITEMQEIVDSWNNGTEEIVKAEKNAYFIPINDLLYKGAGDEVGIVSSEDIASGTASSSEQDIKNNALYEEDHFHPNNLGYQIMASTVRDKMVKTQDQWLKKGSE from the coding sequence ATGAGATTATTTTTCAAAGAAAATTGGTCAAACTTCGCGCTCTTTTTTATCACACTTATCGGTATTTTTTTACTATTGATAGTAACAGTTCCAAAAGCGAAACCAATTTTAGGTACCGGAACTATGCAGGAAGTTAAAAGCGAAACAAAAGAAGTGATTCACTACACCGCAATTGGTGATTCATTAACCGAAGGAATTGGCGATTTAACCAATTCAGGAGGATTTGTCCCTTTAGTTGCTAAAGATTTACAAGAGCACTATCGCTTAAACGGAGTTCAAACAGATAATTTTGGGAAAAACGGTGATCGTAGCGATCAAATTCTCAAACGAATCAAAAAAAATGAAGAAATTCAAGAAGGGTTAGCGTCGGCAGATCTTATTACTCTAACAGTAGGTGGGAATGATTTAATGAAAGTAATCAAAGGAGATGTCTTTCGTTTAACTAAAACTTCATTTGAAAAGCCTCTGAAAAACTACCAAAAAGAAGTGGAAAAACTATTCACTGAAATTCGCAAATATAACCCTGAAGCACCCATCTATGTTTTAGGGATATACAATCCATTTTATCTTTATTTCCCTGATATTACAGAAATGCAGGAGATAGTAGACAGTTGGAATAACGGTACAGAAGAAATTGTTAAAGCTGAAAAAAATGCGTATTTTATACCAATCAATGATTTACTCTATAAAGGAGCAGGCGATGAAGTGGGAATCGTCAGCAGTGAAGATATAGCCTCTGGCACAGCATCAAGCAGTGAGCAAGACATTAAAAATAATGCGCTGTATGAAGAAGATCACTTTCATCCTAATAATTTAGGGTATCAAATCATGGCAAGTACTGTCCGTGATAAAATGGTAAAAACGCAAGATCAATGGCTGAAAAAAGGAAGTGAGTGA